In Pseudoalteromonas xiamenensis, the following are encoded in one genomic region:
- a CDS encoding glutathione S-transferase, whose translation MKLFIANKNYSSWSLRAWLILNKLDIKHEEIMLKLFTKAFYQSLQGIAANSKVPAIQDGELTVCESLAIGEYISEAYCSGAGWPSTVAERAKARALSAEMVSSFTALRTAMPMNIRANRRVDITVAVQKDISRINEIFSQHSNYEGGWLFGNWSIVDAMYAPVVLRFKTYGVYLSPQAQQYCNHVLGCPTLKRWIDAALEETDIVPEDEAGEEYVLRVIQQDS comes from the coding sequence ATGAAACTTTTTATCGCCAATAAAAACTACTCGAGTTGGTCGTTAAGAGCCTGGTTAATTCTCAATAAATTGGATATTAAACACGAAGAGATAATGTTGAAGCTTTTCACCAAAGCATTTTATCAATCGCTTCAAGGTATCGCCGCAAACTCAAAAGTCCCAGCCATACAAGATGGTGAACTCACCGTATGTGAATCTCTTGCAATCGGTGAATATATAAGTGAAGCTTATTGCTCAGGCGCAGGATGGCCAAGTACTGTAGCGGAAAGAGCGAAAGCTCGTGCGCTGAGCGCTGAAATGGTAAGTAGTTTTACGGCACTTAGAACTGCGATGCCGATGAATATCCGAGCAAATCGTCGAGTCGACATTACCGTCGCGGTGCAAAAAGACATATCGAGAATCAACGAAATATTCAGCCAACACAGTAATTACGAAGGAGGATGGTTATTTGGTAATTGGTCAATCGTTGATGCCATGTATGCCCCTGTTGTGTTGCGCTTTAAAACATATGGTGTGTACCTAAGTCCTCAAGCACAGCAATATTGCAACCATGTACTAGGCTGCCCAACGCTCAAACGATGGATTGATGCCGCTCTTGAAGAAACCGACATTGTTCCAGAAGATGAAGCAGGGGAA
- a CDS encoding LysR family transcriptional regulator, giving the protein MDIESLRSLLAFVETGSITRAAKQAFRTQAAISMQMKKLEMELGKPIFVKNGRNLNLTAEGQQLARYARRLVSLHDETLLAVKNKSIKHVVRVGCPDDYVDAVLPKLVNVLNDTFDEIEIQVVCGPSYQLRIMLDSGQLDLAIVSRVPASEEGFLLLRGQGIWAGLKNSILVERDVIPITVFEKDCKFHQAAIEGLIKLATPFNIVVMSQSFSAQKSVILGNQAIGAMADISCESPLVKVEHAKLPSLPVVELALIIANIPNAFITNDLAFTLARKFEHANLHEEE; this is encoded by the coding sequence ATGGATATTGAATCATTACGTTCTTTACTCGCTTTTGTTGAAACGGGCAGTATCACACGAGCGGCAAAACAAGCGTTTCGCACGCAAGCTGCTATTAGCATGCAGATGAAAAAGCTTGAGATGGAACTCGGTAAACCGATTTTCGTGAAAAATGGGCGCAATTTAAACTTAACCGCGGAAGGCCAGCAATTGGCACGGTACGCTCGACGTTTAGTCAGCTTACATGATGAAACGCTGTTGGCAGTTAAAAATAAATCAATCAAGCATGTTGTTCGAGTAGGCTGCCCAGATGATTATGTCGATGCGGTTTTACCAAAACTAGTCAACGTTCTAAACGATACTTTCGATGAGATAGAAATACAGGTCGTTTGCGGGCCGAGCTATCAATTGAGAATAATGTTGGATTCTGGCCAGCTTGACCTTGCGATCGTAAGCCGAGTACCAGCCTCAGAAGAAGGATTCTTGTTACTTAGAGGGCAGGGAATTTGGGCGGGACTAAAAAATTCGATACTGGTTGAACGTGACGTGATTCCAATCACCGTATTTGAAAAAGACTGCAAATTTCACCAAGCGGCCATTGAAGGATTAATAAAGCTGGCAACCCCTTTCAATATTGTTGTAATGAGTCAGAGCTTCAGTGCACAAAAGTCTGTCATTTTAGGAAACCAAGCAATTGGCGCGATGGCGGACATTAGCTGCGAATCTCCGCTCGTTAAAGTTGAACACGCTAAATTACCCTCGCTGCCAGTGGTTGAGCTTGCACTTATCATTGCAAACATTCCAAACGCGTTTATTACAAATGACTTGGCGTTTACTTTAGCAAGAAAATTTGAGCACGCGAACTTACACGAAGAGGAATAA